In Nonlabens agnitus, the DNA window GTCTGACTTATGATAAAATCCGAAACACTTGAATTACTTCTTGAATCAACATTAAAGACATTCTTGAGGTTCAAATTAAAAATCCAAGAACTGCTAGGTGGTTTGTATTGACCAGATATATCCATTAATCCGAATTGACGACTAACACCTGTAGTGAGATTCTTAAAATAGGTTTGCGAAAAATCTGATTCAACGATCCAGTTATCTCCAATGTCATGACTTAGGTTTATATCAAAACTTGTATTTAAAAATCTATTAGTATTAAATCCGTCGTATGAATTAAACTGCTGCCGAAACGAGGCGTTGAGATTTACAAACTTTTTATAGGAAGAAACCGCACTAAGTTTATATCCATAATTAAGAACATCTAAGCTTACTATGTCATCGTTGATCAAGTCGCTGCTCGATGAGATTCTAAAGTTCGGATTCAACCCAAAACGCCAGTTAGGCTCTAAGTGAAGATAAGATACATTCAAACTCACGGCGGAGTTAGGCTCTCGCAAAAATATATAGGTTGTAATTTGATCAATGCTGTCGAAATCTCTTGATGCCTGTATAGATCCATTGCTAGCATTAATAGATGCTGAACCTGTAAATAGATATCCTTTATTGCGGCCACCAGCACTGTAGAATAATCTAGTATTGTGATTATACCGTTCGTCTAGTTCTGGATTACCTCGAAAAATTCTATTATAGCCAGTCAACCTGAATCTATTCGCCAAAGCTGTACTGTTGGGTAAGGAAACGGATGTTTCATAATTAAAGCTTATTTTTTTACCACCCAGTAGTGATACTTCATAATCAATTGCAGGCAGTAATTTTGTTGCAGTCGTCTGTTGTAATGGTTGATCTAGATTTTGTGACGAATAATCATAGCGATTAAGCATAAACCCAAAAGTCAAATTATGCATCTCATTCTTAAACGTATGGTTCAGTCCAGCACCATAAGCAGTTAGTTTGTACTCAAGGTCATTATTAAAACCGCTATTTTGAAAGGAAACTTGCGTGCCATCGCTTAAGAGTTCTTGATCCAAGGTGTTATAATCTTCAAGTGTATGATCTATATTAACGCGTGCATTAATCTGGCTCCTACGACCATAATTCCAGAAATAATCAAAGCTTGAGCCTATCTTAAAATTCTCTGAATTCCTATTCTGATCCAGCAATAGGTCATTTGGATCTCCCGAGAAATCTAGTAAGCTAGAGAAGACAGGCTGATTGAAATTGTAAAGTGTAGCGTCATCATTTTTACCTGCCTTTACCTCACTTTCCCATTTAATAAAAGATTTATCAGACCATTGCGCATTGTGTGTCGCTTTGAGGTCAATGGAGTAATCTGACAAGTCGCTATTACTATTTGTAAATCGATCCTCGCGATTGGATATCTGGGAAAGTATACCATCGTTTGAGTTAGAAAATGCGGTACGCAGCAGGCCCGTAAAATCCCAATAATTCTTGATGGTCTTGCGGTACTGCCATTTTAATTTTGTCAATCCCAATAAAGCATCTACTTCACTATTATCTATCAAAACTTCATCCAACTGTTGCTGTGGATAAAATCTATTCGCAACTGATTTGAATTGTGATTGATCATCCAACCAAACGGAGTAGGCAGTAAATGTAGATCGCGGATTCACTTCACTAACCGCGTTAAATGCGCCGACTATATTTCTGTTTTGAGTGAAATCCTCTCGATTAAGGTACCGACCAAAACTTGAATTTTGAAGCGCAAAATAGGCTTTTGCATCATTCAATAGCAGTGATTGGCCACCCTCAAAATCAATATAATCCTGTAAGGTAAAGACACGCTGCCCATCATTGCTGACACCTGAAATAAAATTGAGGCCTAGCTTTTTAGAATAGTAAAACAGGTTTGCATGCGACCTATAAATATTCTCGTAACCACCGCCAACACCTATCTCACCAAAAAAGAAGTTGCGCTTATCTTCCTTCAATTTGATATTAAGCGCGATCTGCTCGCTATCTCGCAAATTTTTCATGAAAGGAATAGGGTCATAGTTTTGGACAATCTCTATCTCATCAATAACATCGCTGGGAATATTGTTAACGCCCAGTTTTTCATCACCAGAGAAAAACACCTTTCCATCCACCATCAATGTAGTCACATCTTCACCATTTACTTTTACATTGCCACGACCATCAACCTCAACGCCAGGAATCTTTTCTAGAATATCTCTTGCTTTGCGTTCATTTCCAGTTAAGAAATATTCAACGCGATAAGCAGTTGTATCGCCTCTTTGAAGAATTGGCGCACGCGCTTTTACTAGAATGCTATCAAGGGATTCAGTACTTTTTTCTAAGATGTAATTTTTTCTTCTGTCCTGTAACAGATTTACCGTGTCGCTAATTGTTATATAACCAATAGACCTTACGGTTACTACATAATCTATCGATGGCGTAAGTTGCAATTGATACTTTCCATCAAGGTCTGCACTGGCAAACTTGAAATCGTTAGTATTTATTCCTTTGGCAATAACCGTTGCTGAAGGAACAATTTCATTTTCAATGGAAATGATTACGCCAGACTGCACAACGATATTTTGTCCATGACAAAAAAATACCAGCAATAATGCTGGTATAATAGATAATAAATAAGTTCTTTTTATTAACAATTAATTATTATTTCGAGATCTGCTCCGTTTATCCTTTAATCTTTTGCTTGCTTCTTTATTTGATTCTGTAAAAGAGATTTTCTCATTTATTGGTAGAGTAATATTACAATTATCCTTTTCAATAATTTCGGAAGCGACAAATTCCCATTGCTGATCATTATAATATAATATTAAACCCGGAAGTCCAATAGCATCTCTTAATCCCGAATCCACGGCGATATCTGGCGTAAACCAAACTTCAAGATCCCTATCTAAATTTGGATATTCCGTAAAGCTTAACTTTTTAGTTGCCTTCAAGCAACTGTAACCCGCAATTATTTTAGCTTCGTTGCCTATTTTCCATTTATTCGTATTATAGTCTGCTACAACTAGACGCTTGAATCTTCGATCTACATTACCTGATTCGTCTGCAGATGATAGCCAACTACTATTTTCTATAAGCACCTTAGCTAGGACTACATTGGCCAAATCAGCTCCGTTTTCTGGTATTATAGAAAAGTAGGATTGGTTATCACAAACGTTTAAAATTCCAGAACTGCTATTTAGAACTTTAACTGATGGTTCTAACAAGTTTCGGTAATTTTCATTCTTTTCAGAATCTACCCTTTTCTTTGTAAAATATTTTACAGAGTACTCTATTTGTAATTGACTATAACAAAGTAAATTGAAAGAAAAAACAAAAATAATTGAAATGGTAAATCTCATTTTATTTTAACTTTTTTATTCAATTATTGCTAGTTCTAGCAATTGACCATTTAGAGCGCTACAGTTATAAAAAACATCATCCCAAACAGCATCAACAACATCTGGATGAAGAAAATAAGTATCTTCTCTCAAATCCTCAATAACACCATCTGCTTTAGCAAAACAATCGACATCTCCTTCTTCTATCTGAATATTTTCTGTTCCGATAAAACTCATACTTCCTAAGGCAACAAAGCCTACAAATAAAACTCTTTTCATAATAAATTGATTATAGTTAGCCATAAAGGAAGTAAAGTAAAGTAAACAAGTTTTTAAATAGAAAATTGAAAACAAATAATTTGATAGAAGATTAATATCAAATCTGACTATCAATAATTATCGTGACAGGACCATCATTGACCAGTCTCACTTGCATATCTGCCCCAAAGGAACCTGTGGGAATGGATTTATTTCGCTTTCGCGAAAGCGAACTTACAAAAGCCTCATACAACGGTATGGCAACCTCTGGTTTTGCCGCATTGATATAACTGGGACGATTCCCTTTTTTAGTTTGTGCATACAAAGTGAATTGGGATACGACCAAAATATCGCCATCGATCTCATCAATACTTAAATTCATCTTTCCAGTATTGTCGGCAAATACACGTAAGCCACAAATCTTGCGCACCAGGTAATCGATGTCCTCACTGGTGTCTGTGGCCGTGATGCCAATCAAAACCAGCAATCCACGGTTAATGGAACCTAGGCTTTGTCCACCACTATGTACACTGGCATTAGAAACTCTCTGTACGACTACTCTCATTGAACGGCGTGTTTATCAGTGCGGTAATTATCCTCATCGCCATTGACGATCTGGACATAACTTTCATAGCGACTTAGGTGGATTTCATCATTCTCGACAGCTTCTTTGACGGCGCATTTAGGCTCTTCTATATGCAGGCAGTTATGAAACTTACAGTCTTGTTGACGCGATGCGATCTCTGGAAAATAGCCACCTATTTCTTCTTTTTCCATATCCACAACCCCAAAACCTTTGATTCCAGGCGTGTCGATCAGACGAGCGCCAAAACTTAGGTCAAACATCTCGGCAAATGTCGTCGTATGTTGTCCTTGCTGGTGCTGGTCAGAAATCTTTTTGGTTTTTAAGTCCAGTCCAGGTTCGACTGCGTTTGCTAACGTACTTTTTCCAGCACCACTATGGCCGGCAAACATGCTGGTTTTTTCCTGCATTTTATCTTTGACCTGATCTATGTTCTTACCGGTTTCTGCACTTATGGCGATGCAATCGTATCCTATGGATTTATAGAGATGCATGAGGTAGCGTACCTCATCAAGCTCTGTCATCGTGAGCATCTCTTCACCCGTTTCTGGATCGATGGCAACTTGATCCTGATCGTCATTATAGGTATCAATCTTGTTGAATACCAACACTGCCGGAATATGATACGCCTCTGCCGTGACTAAAAATCGATCAATGAACGAGGTAAATGTTGGCGGATTATTTAAGGTCACCAAAAGAAAAACCTGATCGACATTTGCCGCGATGATGTGCGTTTGCTTAGAAAGGTTTACTGATTTACGGACGATGTAATTCTCGCGCTCATGAATCACGTTGATGATGCCTATTTCTTCATCACCTTTTTTTTCGATCTCAAAATCAACTTGATCACCTACAGCAACAGGATTGGTACTCTTGATTCCCTTTAAGCGGAATTTACCCTTGATTCTACAAGAATAAAAAGCGCCATCAGTTCCTTTTACCTCGTACCAACTACCGGTCGACCTGTAAACGATTCCCGTCATTTAGTTTTTGAGTAAGTTTTTCATATTCAAAATTAAGGTATTTGAAAAGAGAAAGTAAACTCTTCTCAAACACCTTTGCTTCATTGCTTCTTATTTTGAAATGTTTACAATCTTCTCTTGGTGATTGATGGATTCCTGGTGTATCGCTTTGAAAACCTTAAGAATGAATTCCTCACTTAAACCATGACCTTCACCTTCCAGGATCATTTTTCCTAGAATCTCGTTCCATCTTTTGGATTGTAAAACGGCTACGTTTCTGGATTTTTTTAATTCACCTATAGAGTCTGCCGTTTTCATACGCTTGCCCAACGTCTCGATTAGGGCATTGTCAATTACATCAATCTGTGCGCGCAACTGACCCAATTTTGCTTGATATCCAGCCTCATCGTCCATCTCTTTACGTATTTTCAAATCCTTGGTGATCTGGATCAAACTCGATGGTGTTACTTGCTGTGCGGCATCACTCCATGCATTGTCTGGATCGATGTGCGTCTCGATCATCAAACCGTCATAGTTAAGGTCAAGTGCGGTTTGGGATACTTCCAGGATCATATCACGTTTTCCCGTAATGTGTGATGGGTCACAGATAAGCGGTATGTCTGGGTATTTCGTTTGGAAATCCACAGCAATTTGCCATTCTGGATTGTTACGGTACTTTGATTTATCATAGGTGGAGAAACCTCTATGTATCACACCTAGATTTTTGATGTTTGCAGTATATAATCGCTCCAAAGCTCCAATCCATAAAGCTAGATCTGGATTCACTGGATTCTTTACTAAAACCACTTTATCAGTTCCTTCCAATGCATCTGCAATTTCCTGAACAATAAAGGGACTCACGGTAGATCGTGCACCTATCCATAGAAGATCGATATCGTGTTCTAGAGCAAGATCCACGTGGGCTTTGTTGGCTACCTCGGTTGCAGTAAGCAGTCCGGTTTCCTTTTTGGCTTTTTGAAGCCACTTCAATCCTATGGCGCCTACTCCTTCAAAGTTTCCTGGTCGTGTTCTAGGTTTCCAGATTCCTGCACGTAAATATGTAGTATCGCTTTCCTTCAATTCATGGGCGATCTTAAGGACTTGTTCTTCAGTTTCTGCACTACAAGGTCCCGCGATCACTAGCGGATGGTTCAATTGATGGGCGTCCAGCCAGTTTCTGTACTCTATCTTATTTTCCATTTTGTATTCCTTTTAAAATCGTTTTAATTCGGTTGGTTTGTTCCATATCGTCGTATATGGCTTTGTAGTTATTGGTGTTTACGCTTTCGCGAAAGCGAACTAAATTTTCAATATATCCGTCCAGACTGTCCAGTACGTGTTTCTTATTCTGCGCAAAAATGGGCGTCCACATCGCTGGCGAACTTTTAGCCAGGCGTACAGTACTTTCAAAACCGCTGCCGGCGAGATCAAAGATGTCGCGCTCACTTTCTTCTTCCTGAATCACGGTTTTTCCCAGCATAAAGCTTGAAATGTGTGACAGGTGCGAGACAAAGGCAATGTGACGGTCGTGGGCTGCCGGCGTCATATAACGCACCCGCATGCCCAAGAGATCAAAAAGCTGCTTCGCGGTTTCCTGCAATTTGAATGCGGTCTTTTCTACCTCGCAAACAATCATGGTTTTATCATTAAACAGGGATTTTATCGCGGCGTCTGGCCCAGAAAACTCTGTTCCCGCAATGGGATGTGCCGCAAGAAACTGTCTTCTATTCTTGTGGTTTTCTACCGTTTTGCAAATCGCTTCTTTAGTAGAGCCCACATCCATGACCAGCGCCTGTTCTGGCACAAGATCCAGCACCTGCGGCAATACTTCAAGAGCTGCATCTACAGGAACCGAAATCAAGACAAGGTCTGCATTAACCACGTCTTTTATACTAGCTACCTGATCCACGATACCGTTTTCTACCGCACGTTTTGCATGCGATTCATTCTGGTCAACGCCGTAAAAAACAGCATCCTTGAAATGCTCCCGCAAGTCTAGCAACATGGATCCACCTATAAGACCGGTACCTATGAGAAATACGTTTTTCATGCATTCTCTTTTTTAGATACCCTTTCAAGCATCGTAGCTATTTCCTCTTCTTTAACACAAAGAGAAAACCGAACGTAGCCAGCACCATTCTTACCAAAAATGCTTCCTGGTGTAATGAAGATGTGCTTGTTATGTAACACATCATCCACAAACTCCTTATCGTCATGCATGCCGTCTGGTAACTTGCACCATACAAATAAACCACCAGTTTGCGGTTCTGGTTTTAGTTTGAGAGCATGTGCAACTTGTAGTGTCAATTCTCTTCTTTGGGTATAGATTTCATCTTGATGCGCCAGCCACTGTGCATCTGTTTTTAAGGCTGCGATGGCGCCCTTTTGCACACCGTAGAACATACCGCTGTCCATATTGGTCTTGACTTTAAGAACTTCTTTCAATACTTCTGCATTTCCTGTCAACATCCCAACACGCCAGCCAGCCATGTTGAAGGTTTTACTGATGGAATTAAGCTCCAGCGCACAATCCAGTGATCCTTCTACTTGATGGATGCTGATCTTTTTTTCATAACCTACACAACTGTACGGATTGTCATTCACCAATAAAATGTTATGCTTACGCGCAAAAGCCACTAATCGCTCAAATACGTCAAGATTTCCTGCGGCTCCAGTAGGCATGTTGGGATAATTGGTCCACATGAGTTTGACTCTGGAAAGGTCAAGTTTTTCAAGTGCTTCAAAATCTGGCATCCAGTGGTTTGCTGCCGTTAAATTGTAGGTGACCGCTTGCGCCTCGCACAACTTTGTTGCACTGGCGTAGGTTGGGTAACCAGGATCTGGAATCAAGACCTGATCGCCTGGATTTAAAAATGCTAGTGATATATGCAAAATACCTTCTTTACTTCCCATCAAGGGTATGATCTCTGTCTCTGGGTTAAGCTGAACATGGTAGTACGACTGATAAAAATCTGCCATCGACTGGCGCAATTCTGGCAAGCCGAGGTAACTTTGGTATCCATGCGCCTTGTCATCCTGCAATGCTTCTATTAATGCTGGGATCACATGATCTGGAGGCAGCAAGTCTGGGCTGCCTATACCTGCATTGATAATAGGTTTGCCTTCATTCATCAATGCGCGTACCTCGCGTAATTTTGTGGCGAAGTAATATTCTTGAACGCTATCAAGTCTTTTTGCTGTTGCTATCATAATGTAGCGCTTTTATAGATTCCTAAGACCGTCAACTCTTTTATGTAGGGCTGGATTTGCTGTCTTGCTTTAGTAAATTGATCTAATGCCTCAAATTCTAGGTCTGCCACAAAAGAGAATAGGAAAGGCTTATCCACAATTGGAATGGATTGAATTTTAGTAAGGTTGATGCGCTGTGCGCCAAAAATCGTCAATATACGCGCCAGCGATCCAGCCTCGTGACTGCTCACAAAGTTGATGGTCGCCTTGTTGGGTTCCTGTTGATCCTCTTGTTCCTTTTCTACCACTACAAATCTGGTAGCGTTGTTTTTGATTTCTTGAATGTCACTGGCAATAATGTCCAAATCATAGATGGTCGCTGCGATGCTGGACGCTATGGCTGCAATACCTTTTTTACCATCACGCTGTATACGGTAGGCCGCTGCCGCGGTATCATCAGTTTCTACGAGTTTTATTTCAGGATAGTCTCTGAAAAATGGCTTGCATTGCAACAAGGCCATGGGATGCGATTGCACCTCGACAATGTCATCCAGTGATTGACCCTTGAGAGCCATGAGTTGGTGGTCAATATCCAGATAGCACTCTGCAGTAATGTTCAGCCCATTTTCACTAATTAGTGTATAATTAGGCAAGATGCTACCAGCGATGGAATTGCCTATGGCCATGACGCCTTTATCCACATCGCCTTGAGCCACGGCACGACTCAATTGGTCAAAGGTGCTGCACTCCAGCAGCTCAACCTCTCCATACAATAGATCTGCCACTTGATGGTGGTACGATCCCTTTACACCTTGTATTGCAACCTTCATTTGATCCTATAAAAAAAGTCCTGAATGATTCAGGACTTTATTGTGAGTGATATATTTTAAATTACTTCAATAGAGTCCGTTCTTCCATAAAATAGAAGTAGTAACGTGACCAGAAGTAAGTTGTTGAATTCATAATAAGCGGCTAATGTAAAATACTTTATTTAAAACACATAGAAAAAACTTAATATTTAAATAAAAAGATTACGATAACGTTATTGTTGTGGATAATGTTATCGCTTTCGCGAAAGCGAACTCTTCACAATTCCTATCTTTACCTTATGTCTATTGAAGTTTCCAACATCACAAAAACATACGGCAGCCAAAAGGCGCTGGATGACGTTTCATTCTCCATTAAATCTGGAGAGATCGTTGGCTTTTTGGGGCCCAATGGTGCTGGAAAATCTACCATGATGCGTATTCTAACGACTTATCTTAATGCCGATGAAGGCACCGCGACAGTCAATGGAAAAAATGTAACGACTGAATCCAGAGCGGTACAAAGTTCCATAGGCTACCTGCCAGAGAACAACCCGCTATATCCAGATATGTATGTGAAGGAATACCTCGCATTTAGCGCTAGTATTTATAAGGTTTCAAACGCTTCCCAGCGCATTGAAGCCGTGATTCTGGAAACGGGTCTGGAATCCCATAAGAACAAAAAGATCCAAGAGCTTTCCAAAGGTTACAAACAACGTGTTGGTCTGGCCAATGCCTTGCTGCACGAGCCCAAGGTCTTGATCCTTGATGAACCTACCACAGGTCTGGATCCAAATCAACTGGTAGAGATACGCAGTCTGATACGCAAGGTATCCCAAAACACGACCATCCTACTTTCCACGCATATTATGCAAGAAGTTGAGGCTATGTGTGATCGAGTGATCATCATCAATAAAGGACAAATCGTCGCCGATGATTATCTAAAGAATCTCAAAAGCGATGAGATCCAGGTAATCGATGTTGAGTTTGACTATCGCGTCGAGCCTGAATTGTTACAGCGTATTCCTCTCGTACGCGAAGTCAAAGAACTTCACGGCTTCAATTACCGGTTGCGTTTTGAAACCAAAAAAGACCAGCGCAGCGGCGTTTTTGACTTTGCCCATGACAATGAGTTAAAGATTTTGTCTTTAAATAAAAAGAATAAGAATCTCGAGGCGATGTTTCAGGAGTTGACGGGTGAATAAAAATCTAACTTTGTCCTTTGTACTTCTTACTAAATAACAAAAAACCTAAAACAAAACCTCTTCTGGCGCAAAGACTGGAATGCTGGCGTGTTTAAAATCCTTTTTGTTTCTGGTAATGAAGCCATCGACGCCTTTTATGGATGCGGCGCATTCAAATTGTACAGCGTCTTCGTAATCGCTAATTGGATGAGAAACCGCTCTACGTAACATGGAAGAATCTGCGGGAACAATGGTCAACAGATCTAGAATTTTTCCAATAACCTCTGTAGCAGATCTATTGTCCAATGATCTAGACAAGATATAGTGTGTTGTCGTGATACTAATCGCAGAGGAAAATAGCTCCCACTTTTCCTTTTTTGCGGTTTCAAATAATTGAGCAGCAACCTTTCCAAATGGCGCTCTCATAGTCACAAGATCGATTAGTATGTTGGTGTCAAGGAAATATTTCATCCTATTGCTTTGAATAACGCTCTTCTCTAATCATATCACGATCTTTCACATAATCAATATCCAAAGGAGCGACACCAGCAATTCCACGGAGAAACTCTGGTAATTTCCATTCACCACTTTTATTTTTCGATTTTCGGTTTTGAGTTCTGTATGATGTATCAGGTTCGTTTATAGTTGAGCCATTCAATATCCTTTGAAGGGTACTTTCTATCAATTCAGATAAGCTACGATCCGTTCCTTGAGCATAATCCTTTGCCTTTTGAATTACAGCTTCGTCGATACTTAATGTGAGTTTCTTTTTCATGATACGTGTACTTTATTTAAATATACGTATAAAATATTATTCCTGTTGATATAAAAGGATTCCACATCTTTGCAGCATGTTCAGAAAAGAAAGACATTTTTACATTATAAAGCTACAGTACCTAGGCTTCCGGTTTCATGGTTGGCAAAAGCAGCCGGATCTTCCTACCGTAGAACGTATGGTGCAGCGCACGTTGCGATTTGTTCTTGATCATTCCAATTTTAAAGTGCTTGCTGCAGGTAGAACAGATGCTCGAGTGTCCGTCAATGAAACGGCGATTGAATTGTTTCTTGATGACGATCCCATTGTAGATCTTGATGTCTTTCTAAAAGAATTCAACCTCAACCTGCCTAGTGACATTAGAGCATTGAGCATTGAGCCTACCACAGCAGACTTTAATATCATCAACGCGCCCAAGCTCAAGGAGTACATTTATCTTTTCTCGCATGGCGAGAAATTCCATCCTTTTTGTGCGCCGCTTATGGTGTACATGAAAACAGAACTTGACATTGAGCTCATGAAAAAAGCAGCGCAACTGTTTGTGGGCGAGAAGGATTTCTGGTCCTATACCTATAAACCTACTACGGGAACCACTACGACCAGCGTGGTAGAAAGCTGTTATATCGAAGAAAACAATCTCTTTACAGCAAACTTTTTCCCTGAGGAGAGTTTCTGCTTTCGCGTAGGCGGTAAAGGTTTCAAACGCCACCAGGTGCGACTCATGATGGGAGCACTTTTTGATCTGGGAATGGGAAAAATGAGTTGGACCGAATTTGAGCAAACGCTCGATGGCTCCAATCAGATTCATTTATCGCACATTGCTCCCAGCAGCGGGCTGATACTTTTTAGAACGGAATTAACACAGTAAGAGCGCTTACCGCTTATTATTGTACCAACAAATAATTTATCACAACATCATGAAAAACATACTTTTAGCCGCAGCTGCCATGGCGATCACTTTTACAGCAACCGCTCAGGAATTTGCTGAATTGGACAAGAGCCCGATGGATGCCGCTTATTATCCAGCACAAGCTACAAAGCGCGCTTTCGCGAAAACGGACGAGCAAAAAGCAGCCCTGCAACCACAAATCAGAGTGCTGTACAGCAGACCTAGTCTTAACGGTCGTAACGTATTCACGGCAACTGACGAGAAAGGTTCTGGTATAACAAAATATGGATCCAAATGGAGACTAGGCGCTAACGAGAGTACTGAGATCATGCTGATGCAGAATGCCGTAATCGGAGGAAAAAACCTTATGGCAGGCCGTTACACTGTGGTTGTGGTACCTCAAGAAAATGAGTGGACCGTACACATCAATAGTGAGAATGACGGTTGGGGAAACTTCAGCCATAAAAACGATATGGATATCGTGACCACAACCATTCCCGTAACTACAGATTCAGAAAGTCTCGAGAATTTGAGTATTGCCTTGTATTCTCCTAACAACGACAATGTTGTACATATGAAAATGGGTTGGGGAACTTATAGAGCTGAGTTGCCTATTACGATCGAACAATGGTAACTTAAGTACCTAATACTTTACTCATTCAAGTAAATTATCCTTCCACGCCAAGTCACATCAACGTTGACCGTTGTAGGTCTGGTTTTTAATATCACATCGCCGTAGCCATTGATGGTACCGGCGATGTTTTGTTTTACGTCCATGCGCCATTCTGAAGTTCCTCTATGGAAAATCCGGGCGTTTTGAATTTCTAAGTCTTCAGCATAGATTCTGCCATCGCCTTCTAGGAAGGTGATATCTGCATTTTCAACGGTGCCGCTTAGATAGAAATAACTCAAGTTGTTGGAAACGATCGTGAGATTTTGCGTGTCGAGTTCCAGACGCATGTCGCCATCTGTATTATAAAAATCTTCCTCAACGCTGGCGTCTTCAGAAAGCAATGTTAGGTTGGGATAATTGAGAACGCCTTCACTTTTAATGTCCTCGCCGGTACTGGTTCTGATTTCGGTAAGATTAGGTGATGTTATTTCAATTTGAGTGATCCCATAATCTCTGATCACATTACAACCGTTGTTATTGACAATTTGCAGCTGCCCGTCAATCACCTTGACATCTATGTCATTGAATAGGTTTTCGCCGGTAGTCACCACTACTCTTTGAACAGGACCTTGTTTGAAGGTGGCGCCCATGCGCTCAAAAATGACCACCTTGTCAAAAGGCTCTACTTCTACTTCAAAACTTTGAATGTCGCCAGCGGTTTGAGTGCAATTAAGGCCTTCTTCTGAATCGCAAGAGAGTGTGGTCACGATTAATACTGCAAGTAGCGATAGAATAGAAAGTTTTTCTAATGGCTTTATAAAATTCCAAATTCCAAATTCCAAATTCCAAAAATCAATACGGAATTCTGAATTCTTGATTCTTGATTCTTGACGGCTTGAACTCCCAACTCCTAAATCTGAACTCCTAACTTCCTTCATAACTCTGCTTTAGAATTAAAGACTTCTTTGAATCTATAGCCTATTCCTAGGCTCACGCCTTCTGCTTTGGCGCCGTGTGCTTTTACAGTGACGCTGGCAAATATGTTGTCTGTCAACCTTCTTTGTAATCCCAATCGGTTATAAAATTTGGATTCAAACTCGATAGGCTGGTACACATAATACCCAAATTGCGATAACACACTCGTTTTTCCTAAATGCA includes these proteins:
- a CDS encoding TonB-dependent receptor, with translation MQSGVIISIENEIVPSATVIAKGINTNDFKFASADLDGKYQLQLTPSIDYVVTVRSIGYITISDTVNLLQDRRKNYILEKSTESLDSILVKARAPILQRGDTTAYRVEYFLTGNERKARDILEKIPGVEVDGRGNVKVNGEDVTTLMVDGKVFFSGDEKLGVNNIPSDVIDEIEIVQNYDPIPFMKNLRDSEQIALNIKLKEDKRNFFFGEIGVGGGYENIYRSHANLFYYSKKLGLNFISGVSNDGQRVFTLQDYIDFEGGQSLLLNDAKAYFALQNSSFGRYLNREDFTQNRNIVGAFNAVSEVNPRSTFTAYSVWLDDQSQFKSVANRFYPQQQLDEVLIDNSEVDALLGLTKLKWQYRKTIKNYWDFTGLLRTAFSNSNDGILSQISNREDRFTNSNSDLSDYSIDLKATHNAQWSDKSFIKWESEVKAGKNDDATLYNFNQPVFSSLLDFSGDPNDLLLDQNRNSENFKIGSSFDYFWNYGRRSQINARVNIDHTLEDYNTLDQELLSDGTQVSFQNSGFNNDLEYKLTAYGAGLNHTFKNEMHNLTFGFMLNRYDYSSQNLDQPLQQTTATKLLPAIDYEVSLLGGKKISFNYETSVSLPNSTALANRFRLTGYNRIFRGNPELDERYNHNTRLFYSAGGRNKGYLFTGSASINASNGSIQASRDFDSIDQITTYIFLREPNSAVSLNVSYLHLEPNWRFGLNPNFRISSSSDLINDDIVSLDVLNYGYKLSAVSSYKKFVNLNASFRQQFNSYDGFNTNRFLNTSFDINLSHDIGDNWIVESDFSQTYFKNLTTGVSRQFGLMDISGQYKPPSSSWIFNLNLKNVFNVDSRSNSSVSDFIISQTDTFILPFRASFEVSYTL
- a CDS encoding GLPGLI family protein, producing the protein MRFTISIIFVFSFNLLCYSQLQIEYSVKYFTKKRVDSEKNENYRNLLEPSVKVLNSSSGILNVCDNQSYFSIIPENGADLANVVLAKVLIENSSWLSSADESGNVDRRFKRLVVADYNTNKWKIGNEAKIIAGYSCLKATKKLSFTEYPNLDRDLEVWFTPDIAVDSGLRDAIGLPGLILYYNDQQWEFVASEIIEKDNCNITLPINEKISFTESNKEASKRLKDKRSRSRNNN
- the dtd gene encoding D-aminoacyl-tRNA deacylase is translated as MRVVVQRVSNASVHSGGQSLGSINRGLLVLIGITATDTSEDIDYLVRKICGLRVFADNTGKMNLSIDEIDGDILVVSQFTLYAQTKKGNRPSYINAAKPEVAIPLYEAFVSSLSRKRNKSIPTGSFGADMQVRLVNDGPVTIIIDSQI
- the rsgA gene encoding ribosome small subunit-dependent GTPase A, yielding MTGIVYRSTGSWYEVKGTDGAFYSCRIKGKFRLKGIKSTNPVAVGDQVDFEIEKKGDEEIGIINVIHERENYIVRKSVNLSKQTHIIAANVDQVFLLVTLNNPPTFTSFIDRFLVTAEAYHIPAVLVFNKIDTYNDDQDQVAIDPETGEEMLTMTELDEVRYLMHLYKSIGYDCIAISAETGKNIDQVKDKMQEKTSMFAGHSGAGKSTLANAVEPGLDLKTKKISDQHQQGQHTTTFAEMFDLSFGARLIDTPGIKGFGVVDMEKEEIGGYFPEIASRQQDCKFHNCLHIEEPKCAVKEAVENDEIHLSRYESYVQIVNGDEDNYRTDKHAVQ
- a CDS encoding bifunctional 3-deoxy-7-phosphoheptulonate synthase/chorismate mutase type II, translated to MENKIEYRNWLDAHQLNHPLVIAGPCSAETEEQVLKIAHELKESDTTYLRAGIWKPRTRPGNFEGVGAIGLKWLQKAKKETGLLTATEVANKAHVDLALEHDIDLLWIGARSTVSPFIVQEIADALEGTDKVVLVKNPVNPDLALWIGALERLYTANIKNLGVIHRGFSTYDKSKYRNNPEWQIAVDFQTKYPDIPLICDPSHITGKRDMILEVSQTALDLNYDGLMIETHIDPDNAWSDAAQQVTPSSLIQITKDLKIRKEMDDEAGYQAKLGQLRAQIDVIDNALIETLGKRMKTADSIGELKKSRNVAVLQSKRWNEILGKMILEGEGHGLSEEFILKVFKAIHQESINHQEKIVNISK